A single window of Paenibacillus sp. FSL H8-0537 DNA harbors:
- a CDS encoding AbrB/MazE/SpoVT family DNA-binding domain-containing protein, translated as MNGVVKVTNEKSNVTRYSRKIGRMGNSLGVSLPKSLAEKLNISQGDEIEFVENDRGEVVLIKVRQAQLPDNVRPEVLEAFFDVFEEDEGILEDLRDR; from the coding sequence ATGAATGGTGTGGTCAAAGTGACAAATGAAAAATCAAATGTTACGCGTTATTCCCGCAAAATAGGGCGAATGGGCAATAGTCTTGGAGTAAGTCTGCCAAAAAGCTTGGCTGAAAAGTTAAATATCTCACAAGGCGATGAAATCGAATTTGTGGAAAATGATCGCGGTGAAGTTGTTTTGATAAAGGTTCGGCAAGCTCAACTCCCCGATAATGTAAGGCCAGAAGTTCTTGAAGCCTTCTTTGACGTATTTGAAGAAGATGAAGGTATTCTTGAAGACTTAAGGGACCGATGA
- a CDS encoding SDR family oxidoreductase, giving the protein MPKLSGVNLNGQFYACRSAIKVFNTQASGGTIVNVASIAGYLGARGGAAYTMSKHAVIGLTKNIAAFYGRENGKIRANVIAPGSIATGMTANLGTLDPLGTLTFGDLGPFNGGEADDIANTALFLASDESKFINGDVITVDGAWTSR; this is encoded by the coding sequence ATTCCAAAATTAAGTGGCGTTAATCTGAACGGGCAGTTTTACGCTTGTCGTTCAGCAATTAAAGTATTTAATACACAAGCGAGCGGCGGCACGATCGTAAATGTAGCCTCCATCGCCGGTTATTTGGGCGCGCGCGGCGGCGCGGCATACACAATGTCTAAGCATGCGGTCATCGGCCTGACGAAAAACATCGCAGCTTTCTATGGCCGCGAAAACGGCAAAATCCGTGCGAACGTAATCGCACCAGGTTCCATCGCAACCGGCATGACGGCTAATCTGGGCACGCTTGATCCACTTGGCACTCTTACATTTGGCGACCTTGGCCCTTTCAATGGCGGCGAAGCAGACGATATCGCCAATACGGCTCTATTCCTCGCGTCAGACGAGTCGAAGTTCATCAACGGCGATGTCATTACAGTTGACGGCGCTTGGACGTCTCGATAA
- a CDS encoding nitroreductase — protein MMNNIADIIRERRTIQDFNGVPIPKEVLHTILEDAVWAPFHSKKEPWRFILFIGEGRRRFAEAVLHTRPAEFVAKYGEQIYETYCSQTPAHLIVVMKADLPQKAWEEAFAATSALIQNIQLLAWEKTIGCVWKTSPYNEHADFLAAVGVTAAEKIVGTLHLGYFNPEAHPAPKPRTPVAELLTWIEH, from the coding sequence ATGATGAATAATATTGCAGATATCATTCGAGAACGACGGACGATTCAGGATTTCAATGGTGTGCCAATTCCAAAAGAAGTGCTTCATACGATTCTGGAGGATGCTGTATGGGCGCCGTTCCATTCGAAGAAAGAGCCTTGGCGGTTCATTCTTTTCATCGGTGAGGGAAGGCGCAGATTTGCAGAGGCTGTGCTTCATACGAGGCCAGCGGAGTTTGTTGCGAAGTATGGTGAACAAATTTATGAGACCTATTGCAGCCAGACACCCGCTCATCTTATTGTCGTGATGAAGGCTGACTTGCCTCAGAAAGCTTGGGAAGAGGCTTTTGCAGCCACATCGGCGCTCATTCAAAACATTCAACTGCTGGCTTGGGAGAAGACAATCGGCTGCGTGTGGAAAACAAGTCCTTACAATGAGCATGCTGATTTTCTAGCAGCGGTTGGTGTCACGGCGGCGGAGAAAATCGTCGGTACTCTGCATCTGGGCTATTTTAACCCCGAGGCGCATCCTGCGCCGAAGCCTCGTACGCCTGTGGCGGAGCTTTTAACATGGATTGAGCATTAG
- a CDS encoding ABC transporter substrate-binding protein, producing MMKRGTLLLSLLLLIGLLAACGQSSSTGNAAASGSPSEQAESSSTESPSAESPSASPAASEAETRTISTVKGDVVVPAHPKKVAGMLYVFADHLLALGIEPHAMVTYNDLGFPAYMADQMKDTIEIGSGEAPNYEALLEAAPDLILASNTLSEANYDQLSKIAPTILFDNENEGDWERFHETAAVFGLEAEAERIQAEYDKKVADAHDKLAAEAPNETVAFMRVQDKQLQLIQPNDNFIIFGALGLTPASVEAVDFKDSWNVPISAEVLPELNPDRMFIILRPGDVNKVALDTIMSTSIWSNLNAVKNNRVYIGDANLWFAGYGPIGLSKIIDEITNAFALNS from the coding sequence ATGATGAAGCGAGGTACTCTTCTTCTCTCGCTCCTGCTTCTTATCGGCTTGTTAGCCGCCTGCGGCCAAAGCAGCAGCACCGGAAATGCAGCGGCAAGCGGATCACCCTCTGAGCAGGCGGAATCCTCAAGCACGGAGTCCCCTAGCGCCGAGTCTCCATCAGCTTCGCCAGCGGCATCCGAGGCTGAAACCCGGACTATTTCTACGGTTAAAGGCGATGTTGTCGTTCCTGCTCATCCGAAAAAGGTAGCTGGCATGCTGTATGTTTTTGCCGACCATCTGCTGGCACTCGGCATAGAGCCTCATGCAATGGTTACTTACAACGATCTTGGTTTTCCCGCGTACATGGCTGACCAAATGAAGGATACGATTGAGATCGGCTCAGGCGAAGCGCCAAATTACGAAGCACTGCTTGAAGCAGCGCCGGATCTTATTCTGGCGTCGAATACGCTCAGTGAAGCCAACTACGACCAGCTGTCCAAAATCGCTCCAACCATTCTTTTTGACAACGAGAATGAAGGAGACTGGGAAAGATTCCATGAAACCGCTGCTGTGTTCGGTTTGGAAGCTGAAGCAGAACGCATTCAGGCGGAATACGATAAGAAAGTGGCCGATGCGCATGACAAGCTGGCTGCCGAAGCACCGAATGAAACGGTTGCTTTTATGAGGGTTCAGGACAAGCAATTACAGCTGATTCAGCCTAACGATAACTTCATCATTTTTGGAGCATTAGGCTTAACACCAGCATCCGTAGAAGCTGTCGATTTTAAAGATTCATGGAATGTGCCGATTTCAGCAGAAGTTCTCCCTGAGCTGAACCCTGACCGCATGTTCATTATTCTTCGACCTGGTGACGTCAACAAGGTGGCGCTGGATACGATTATGAGTACCTCCATCTGGTCGAATTTAAACGCAGTTAAAAATAATCGCGTCTACATCGGAGATGCAAACTTGTGGTTTGCAGGCTACGGTCCAATCGGGCTTAGCAAAATTATCGACGAAATTACGAATGCTTTTGCATTGAATTCCTAA